One Aegilops tauschii subsp. strangulata cultivar AL8/78 chromosome 2, Aet v6.0, whole genome shotgun sequence genomic window, GCACGCTACGAAGTTGCTGGCTGGTGCAGCAACGAGGAGGACCAGGTGATCATAGTTCAATGGAGCGACAAGGAGGAATACGGTGGGTTGTCATCAACAAGGCGGTGGAAGTATATCATTGATGGGAGAGCTGGTGCCGAGGTGCGTCGCTGGAACTCATCAAGATCGTCGTCCAAGGGGTACGATGAGCCAAGGAGTCACGCGAGTACGCATGTTCGGTTGGCCTAATGTCTGTGAGTCGTCGTTGTGTCCAACTGCTTGCCTTGGTGATTATTCATTGGAGTTGAAGGGGTGTGCATGATGTTCTGTGAGTTACGTCCATGTCCTCGTGGAGTGTCCTGATTGGGGCCATCGGATTTGGTGTGATGCCGAAGGCGGACGGTGGCTGGTCAAGCCATCGTAAAGCGAAGAGGTGTGCGGGTAGTTGAGAGTCGATCTACTGCAAGCAAGTATAAGAAGTACGGTGCAAACTGAGTGTAAGGCAGCGGCCAAGCAATAGCGGTGGCGTAACATGACAGTGCAAGGAAGGTGCACTGCATGTTTCCAAACAGGTCATACTTAGTGTTGGATATGACAGTTTAAGATCAAGCTCAAGCGTGTAGTGGAAGGAGAACCGGTTTAGTTGAGTTCCTACGTGAGACCAATATGTCTAGTCTTGCACGTGGCACGCTAGCTAGATGTGGCAGTGTAGGCTGGTAGTCTAGATCATGCGTCGGAATTTGAATCGACAAGTCATGGATCAACAACGAGTCAAGACCAGAGCAAGTACGAGGATGACTAGTCAAAATTAGGAGGAGATTGTTAAAAGTAATCTTGATTGATTAGTTGCCAAGCGTCAAAGTCTTGAACGTGGTATAGTTGTCTACGCGCTAAGAGTAATAGTTGAGTCAGTACATACGTGCGTAAGTACTAATAGCGTGTCCACCTTGCAGTTTGCTAGCTTGGTTAAATTAGATTAGAATTAGGAAAGTAACCTGTGTGCGTAACTTGTATGAGTAGGTTTCGTTGCTACAGGTCGTGTAGGTTTAGGCAGCAGGTCACGGCTTCATTTATATATATGTGAGGCTGCCGTGAGATTTGTCCCACCGAGAAAAAGAGAAAAGTGAAATAAAGAGAGAAAAGAGGGGCGCGACAAGTGCCCTTGGCTATAAGTTTCCGTGTACGCGTGTTCATTGTAATTTTATGTGATCGATCCGTGGACAGAATTCCAACATGGGCGGCCATGTGCCGAGTGTGTTTTGATTATAAGGATACAAATTTACTAAGTGTTGCTTGATACACGTCCTTGAACCCATCGGTCAATGGTTCAAGGTCCAACAGATTTCCTTGTGCACAAGGATTCAAACATCCCAGAaccaaataaaaggaaaaaaaaaacaaGGGAACTCGGATGTCCAATAACAGGACAGAAAAAAAAAGATTGAGAATCAAGATCATTTTACAGAAACTGAAGTTTGACTTGCATACTCACACGCCCCAGGTATCAGGTTAACCTGCATACTCTCTGCCTGACTTGTCTTTCCAGAGCTATTCCAGGCCACAATACATAAGAAAATAGGCTACCTGCTGGACATGTCATTCCAGACACGATTACATACTGAAATTAGCACACGGCAGCCCTCTTATTACTTATTTATTGTTTTTTAATAATATATTTTTCTTGTTTACTCTCTGCCTACTTGTCTTTCCAGGAAGGAGCTCGCCTCTGGCAAGGAGGATGACCAATACCCTCGCATGTGAAATGTAAATGGAGTCCAACGAAAGACAAACACAAAGATAATTAAATATATATTTTGTATGTAACAATAATCAATTTGGAGCTGCCTAGCAGCCGTGAATATGATAATAATTGGCCAACTTTTTTTATGCTGCTCGGAAAGTTGGTTTGTCCTTGTCACATCTCTTGACATTTAGAGTAGACAAATATCCGTGCGCTACCCACCCACTCGCCGCAGTCAAAATCATCCCTGGAGACTTTTCAATTTTGCCAAGAGTCTCTGCAGAAGCCAGTCTAGTTAAATTTGTGCACAGACCGACCAACAAGTTACCCCACCAATCCTGGCAATGGAGGTTGTCATGTCTGCAGTTGCAGGTGAATTTGTGAGCAAGTTCATCTCATTTCTGATGAACAAGTACAACTCCTCTAGGCATCCTCAATCAGAGGAGGAGAAGTTGGTGGAGAGGTTGCAGCACCTGCTGATGAGAGCTGGCACCATGGTTGAGGAGGCAGACATGAGGTACATAACCAACTCCGGAATGATGATGCAGCTCAGGACGCTCTCAGAGGCCATGTACCGAGGATATGGTGTGCTGGACAACTCGAGGTACCGTGACCTCCAAGACACTGCAGGCTTCGACGAGGTTAGCATCAACCACTCATCTGCAAGCAGCTTATATTTGCCCAAGCGCTCTCGAACAACAAATGATAAGGTTACACGCATCGAGTCACATGATGCGTTGGAAAGTCTAGAAATTGTTGTTGCTAACATGGCAGAATTTATTGTTCTTCTTGGTGGATGTGAGCGCATGTCTCGTAGGCCATATGATGTTTATCTTTACACTGAAAACTTCATGTTCGCCCGACACGCTGAGAAGCAAAAGCTCTTCAGCTTCTTGTTGCAACACAACGACCCTCCTAGTGATCATGCACTGGCAGTTCTCCCGATCATAGGTGGTGTAACAACTGGGAAGAAAACTTTGGTTGCCCATGTGTGCGGCGATGAAAGGGTTCGCTCACGCTTCCCATCTGTATTGCACTTGAATGGAGACAACCTTTTGAAAATATGTGATCACAGAAGGACTATGGAAGGTATGATGTTGGTAGTTATTGAGTTTGCTTCTGATGTAGATGACGATGACTGGAAAAAG contains:
- the LOC109748671 gene encoding uncharacterized protein, producing MEVVMSAVAGEFVSKFISFLMNKYNSSRHPQSEEEKLVERLQHLLMRAGTMVEEADMRYITNSGMMMQLRTLSEAMYRGYGVLDNSRYRDLQDTAGFDEVSINHSSASSLYLPKRSRTTNDKVTRIESHDALESLEIVVANMAEFIVLLGGCERMSRRPYDVYLYTENFMFARHAEKQKLFSFLLQHNDPPSDHALAVLPIIGGVTTGKKTLVAHVCGDERVRSRFPSVLHLNGDNLLKICDHRRTMEGMMLVVIEFASDVDDDDWKKFHSFFISMYRGSKIIIISKLKRLARFGSVKPIFLTALSYDALRYLFKTLAFGSVEPTEHPRLLRIADEFAKLMYSADGSLVSANVYADILRKNLDVQFWRCILDKVIRYVKRNLARFSVDPAIHVEQGPPVVVTAIEQGHPVVITDLALDPLCIIPYTNNVSIKKLPSVTFGELLTDPTVRPNGDFNLISWESRIPPYNSLFAGFTTSSALDTDEVNAMPGRKRRGVPV